A stretch of Myroides oncorhynchi DNA encodes these proteins:
- a CDS encoding DUF2798 domain-containing protein has product MNSKYYKYVNTLFVVIPMTLIMAIVGLVRNYGFGEGWFFLFLKAWSVMLPVAYASAFLIIPRARKYAERLIK; this is encoded by the coding sequence ATGAATAGTAAGTATTATAAGTATGTAAATACTTTGTTTGTAGTCATTCCGATGACTCTGATTATGGCAATAGTAGGATTAGTTAGAAACTATGGTTTCGGTGAAGGATGGTTCTTTTTGTTTCTAAAAGCTTGGAGTGTGATGTTGCCAGTAGCGTATGCCTCAGCATTTCTAATTATTCCAAGAGCGCGCAAATATGCAGAGCGATTAATTAAATAA
- a CDS encoding RidA family protein codes for MKSGQRVTRLNPTILSGPVGKYSHITIVPKEATIYTFSGQIGTDINGKIPTVFNEQVTNTFANITALLESQGLCDEDIIKVNVWATKEVDWDYFYKVWDTIFNLSDPSMTIGYITALGLPGIDIEIEVWAAK; via the coding sequence ATGAAAAGTGGACAGCGAGTAACAAGGCTAAACCCAACTATATTATCAGGTCCTGTAGGGAAATACTCACATATAACGATAGTACCTAAAGAGGCTACCATTTATACATTCTCAGGGCAAATAGGTACTGATATCAACGGAAAAATTCCAACAGTTTTTAACGAGCAGGTGACCAATACGTTTGCCAATATCACAGCATTATTAGAAAGTCAAGGCTTATGTGATGAGGATATTATAAAAGTGAATGTATGGGCAACCAAAGAGGTTGATTGGGATTATTTTTACAAGGTGTGGGATACCATCTTTAATTTGAGTGATCCATCAATGACTATCGGATATATCACAGCACTGGGACTTCCTGGGATAGATATAGAGATCGAAGTATGGGCTGCCAAATAA
- a CDS encoding OmpA/MotB family protein — MKKVVLGLSVLALTLGSCGTKQKIADLETKNKETQDLLNTCTIKLNSALAERNAFSSEIEHLKKNNSDLLSNMGNMTMLSSKGAENLEKTLESMKEKDLKITRLQDAITKKDSVTLALVRSVKKEVGFDDPDIQVNVEKGVVYISIADKLLFKTAGYEVSPDAKRVLAKVAAIAKSKPDFEVMVEGHTDNVSIKNAMMRDNWDLSVKRAVSIVQVLQNDFQLNPGQLVASGRGEYVPLVENDTPENKARNRRTRILLLPKIDQFYDMIEKEMKSMTKQ, encoded by the coding sequence ATGAAAAAAGTAGTTTTAGGATTATCTGTATTAGCTCTAACTCTTGGATCTTGTGGAACAAAACAGAAGATAGCGGACTTAGAGACTAAAAATAAAGAGACTCAAGACTTATTAAACACTTGTACAATAAAATTGAACTCTGCTTTAGCTGAGAGAAATGCTTTCTCTAGTGAAATAGAGCACTTAAAAAAGAACAACTCTGATTTACTTAGTAATATGGGTAATATGACTATGTTATCTTCTAAAGGAGCTGAGAACTTAGAGAAAACTTTGGAGAGTATGAAAGAGAAAGATCTTAAGATCACTCGTCTTCAAGATGCTATTACTAAAAAAGACTCTGTTACTTTAGCTTTAGTAAGAAGTGTGAAGAAAGAAGTTGGTTTTGATGATCCAGATATCCAAGTTAACGTAGAAAAAGGAGTAGTTTATATCTCTATTGCTGATAAATTATTATTTAAAACAGCTGGATATGAAGTAAGCCCTGATGCAAAACGTGTATTGGCTAAAGTAGCTGCTATCGCTAAGAGCAAACCAGACTTTGAAGTTATGGTAGAAGGTCACACTGATAATGTGTCTATTAAGAACGCTATGATGAGAGATAACTGGGATTTAAGTGTTAAACGTGCAGTATCTATTGTACAGGTTTTACAAAATGATTTCCAATTGAACCCTGGACAATTAGTAGCTTCTGGACGTGGTGAATATGTACCTTTAGTAGAGAACGATACTCCAGAGAACAAAGCAAGAAACAGAAGAACAAGAATCTTGTTACTTCCTAAAATCGATCAATTCTATGATATGATCGAGAAAGAAATGAAAAGCATGACTAAGCAATAG
- a CDS encoding porin family protein → MKHIVKLLASFALMFVGVSTYAQSPSPFHVGIKAGANFTNISSDIKDYSSKTATGYGIGAMARLDIKKTYLQAELFFSEKNSKFEGEQGTIDAKMKQIEIPVVIGHKFVKLPMFSLRGFAGAVYTNTFDDKFTGKRINDAVTFENFDKNNIGYRLGAGVDILKFTVDVSYDGAFSKTNKELGTKPNTWMVSVGYFFL, encoded by the coding sequence ATGAAACACATAGTAAAATTACTTGCTTCTTTTGCTCTTATGTTTGTAGGAGTTTCTACTTATGCACAGTCTCCTTCACCATTTCACGTGGGTATCAAGGCCGGTGCTAACTTCACTAATATCTCTTCAGATATAAAGGACTATAGTAGTAAGACTGCTACTGGATATGGTATCGGTGCAATGGCTAGATTAGACATCAAAAAAACATACCTTCAAGCAGAGCTTTTCTTCTCTGAAAAAAACTCTAAATTCGAAGGAGAACAAGGTACAATTGATGCAAAAATGAAACAAATCGAAATACCTGTAGTAATTGGTCATAAATTTGTAAAACTTCCTATGTTTAGCCTTAGAGGTTTTGCTGGTGCAGTTTATACAAATACTTTCGATGACAAATTCACAGGTAAAAGAATAAATGACGCTGTGACATTTGAAAACTTTGATAAGAATAATATTGGATACCGCTTAGGTGCTGGTGTAGATATTCTTAAATTCACTGTTGACGTTTCTTATGATGGCGCTTTTAGCAAAACAAATAAAGAGTTAGGTACTAAACCGAACACTTGGATGGTATCTGTAGGGTACTTCTTCCTATAG
- a CDS encoding IS1595 family transposase codes for MEIFKGQNILNLVKELPDDESCKAYLSKIKWSNGFTCVKCGHKKGCLKSNHSYYCYNCEHVESSTANTLFHKVKFGLHKAFMIVFEMTTSTKSISSIQMGKRYGISQPTAWGFMHKVRLAMQSSEQSPMTETVHVDEFVVGGYEQGKPGRSYDTKKAKAVIAVELNTERKVKRAYVKCIDDYSAKSLTTIFEQHISEDANVVTDKWRGYNPLKKKYNITQKESDKGANFKELHVIIHQLKSWIRTVPSHINKKYIQAYFNEFVYRLNRSLFKETIFHNTIVKMVKAKPTTLNMISGN; via the coding sequence ATGGAAATTTTTAAGGGTCAAAACATTCTTAACTTAGTAAAAGAACTACCAGATGACGAATCTTGTAAAGCTTATCTAAGTAAAATAAAGTGGTCAAACGGTTTTACTTGTGTAAAATGTGGACACAAAAAAGGTTGCTTAAAATCTAATCATTCATACTATTGCTATAACTGTGAGCATGTTGAAAGCTCAACAGCTAATACCTTATTTCACAAAGTCAAATTTGGTTTACATAAAGCATTTATGATTGTGTTTGAAATGACAACTTCTACCAAAAGCATATCTAGTATTCAAATGGGTAAACGCTATGGTATAAGCCAGCCAACAGCGTGGGGCTTTATGCATAAAGTTCGTTTAGCTATGCAAAGTAGCGAGCAATCTCCTATGACTGAGACAGTCCATGTTGATGAGTTTGTTGTAGGGGGATACGAACAAGGAAAACCAGGAAGAAGTTACGACACCAAAAAAGCTAAAGCAGTGATAGCTGTAGAGTTAAATACTGAAAGAAAAGTAAAAAGAGCCTATGTTAAGTGTATTGACGATTACTCTGCTAAGTCATTAACTACTATATTCGAACAACACATTTCAGAAGATGCTAATGTAGTTACAGATAAATGGAGGGGATACAATCCCTTGAAAAAAAAGTATAACATCACTCAAAAAGAAAGTGATAAAGGTGCTAATTTTAAAGAATTACACGTGATAATTCACCAACTTAAATCCTGGATTAGGACTGTACCTTCACATATCAATAAGAAATACATCCAAGCTTACTTTAATGAGTTCGTATATAGATTAAATAGATCCTTATTTAAGGAAACTATTTTTCATAACACAATTGTAAAGATGGTTAAAGCGAAACCAACTACTTTAAATATGATTAGCGGAAACTAA
- a CDS encoding helix-turn-helix domain-containing protein gives MHYQEIIPIKPLQGYVRYFWVLEDMSDNVETKDFKIIPDGIPALIFQDKPNQFFDGNNQAMPQLYIYGQFNTYTNQTINSNFRIIGAYLEPTALKTLFGIDAFLFNNLNIPLEDIVTEPTFERLVNAISVEEKIGIITRFLLNLVQEVKHKAEKANYATSLLQRGQTLKEVQLEMNLSERTLERLIKQYVGMAPKVYSRIVRFQSNLDLLRQADFKSLTELTYQSDYFDQSHFIREFKEFTGTSPRSFLFNTEEQLPNFPKINP, from the coding sequence ATGCACTATCAAGAAATAATTCCAATAAAACCATTACAAGGGTATGTCCGATATTTTTGGGTACTGGAAGATATGTCTGATAATGTAGAGACTAAGGACTTTAAGATTATACCTGATGGGATACCTGCTTTGATCTTTCAGGATAAACCGAACCAATTCTTTGATGGGAATAATCAAGCTATGCCACAACTGTATATCTATGGGCAGTTTAACACCTATACAAACCAAACAATAAATAGCAATTTTCGCATTATAGGTGCGTACTTAGAACCCACAGCTTTGAAGACCTTGTTTGGTATAGATGCCTTTCTGTTTAATAATCTGAATATCCCTTTAGAGGATATCGTGACAGAGCCTACCTTTGAACGATTAGTCAATGCTATATCTGTAGAAGAGAAGATAGGAATTATAACTCGGTTCTTATTAAACCTAGTACAAGAGGTAAAACACAAGGCTGAGAAAGCCAACTACGCCACTTCGCTGTTACAGCGTGGTCAAACACTTAAAGAGGTGCAGCTAGAGATGAATCTATCAGAGCGCACACTAGAGCGCTTAATCAAGCAGTATGTAGGGATGGCTCCTAAGGTGTACTCTCGTATTGTTCGCTTTCAGTCAAATCTAGACTTACTTCGTCAAGCTGATTTTAAAAGCCTAACTGAGCTGACTTATCAAAGTGATTACTTTGATCAATCTCATTTTATAAGAGAGTTTAAAGAATTTACAGGGACAAGTCCTAGAAGCTTTTTGTTTAATACAGAGGAGCAGTTGCCTAATTTTCCTAAGATAAACCCATAA
- the ribB gene encoding 3,4-dihydroxy-2-butanone-4-phosphate synthase has product MSTLENVLNQFGWDSQERVNQALSFIKSGKGVLLLDDQDRENEGDIIFSAHLMSEQDMAMMIRYCSGVICLCLTNDKADELELPYMVTENSSRFQTPFTVTIEAAEGVTTGLSAADRLTTVRAASDKNAKSADLARPGHIFPLRAKNGGVLERNGHTEGAIDLMKLAGLPPQAVLCELMNDDGTMARLPEVVVFAKEHKMTVLSIADLVYYRTFVTEK; this is encoded by the coding sequence ATGAGTACACTAGAAAATGTCTTAAACCAATTTGGTTGGGATAGTCAAGAAAGAGTAAACCAAGCCCTTAGTTTTATTAAAAGCGGTAAAGGAGTTTTATTATTAGATGATCAAGACAGAGAGAATGAAGGAGATATTATCTTCTCAGCACACCTAATGTCAGAACAAGATATGGCGATGATGATTCGCTACTGTAGTGGGGTGATTTGCTTGTGTTTAACTAATGATAAAGCAGACGAATTAGAATTGCCGTATATGGTGACAGAGAATAGTTCGCGCTTTCAAACGCCATTTACAGTAACTATTGAGGCAGCTGAGGGAGTGACTACAGGATTATCTGCGGCAGATAGATTAACTACTGTGCGTGCAGCAAGTGATAAGAATGCAAAATCTGCTGATCTAGCTCGTCCTGGACATATATTTCCACTTAGAGCAAAGAATGGTGGCGTGTTAGAACGCAATGGACACACAGAAGGAGCGATAGACTTAATGAAGTTAGCGGGTCTTCCGCCTCAGGCAGTATTATGTGAGCTGATGAATGACGATGGTACGATGGCTAGACTACCTGAAGTAGTAGTATTCGCTAAAGAACATAAAATGACGGTATTAAGTATAGCAGATTTAGTATATTACCGTACTTTTGTAACAGAGAAATAA
- a CDS encoding GNAT family N-acetyltransferase gives MSITYQNATIIDSQLLTDTALISKKYWGYSEEYLLKWTDDLTITAINFRNGELVKCFLDNEYIGFFELRDKRAYVRLEHFWLLPEYINKGYGSIIISAIKVKAKEKGYKYIEVYAEPNANLFYEKMGGELIKQILTNVPGRMMNIYHLTVVEQNWKNLDTAGLVIVDKGKLLLAYSNNKKAWYLPGGKIDKGEDSQAALIREVEEELSVSLDPNRLAYLCHITAPAYGEKLNIMMQQDCYIYQLNGEAIKATSEIGDVRYFSLEEYRKEEIQVPGVLMMYEVISKG, from the coding sequence ATGAGTATTACATATCAAAACGCAACGATAATAGATAGTCAATTACTAACCGATACAGCTTTAATCTCTAAAAAATATTGGGGATACAGTGAGGAGTATCTCTTAAAGTGGACGGATGACTTAACCATCACAGCTATCAACTTTAGAAATGGGGAATTAGTAAAGTGCTTTTTAGACAATGAGTATATTGGATTCTTTGAACTTCGAGATAAAAGGGCTTATGTGCGTTTAGAACACTTCTGGCTCTTACCTGAATATATTAATAAGGGATATGGGAGTATTATCATTTCTGCTATAAAAGTGAAGGCCAAAGAGAAAGGATACAAATATATAGAGGTATATGCTGAGCCTAATGCTAATTTGTTCTACGAGAAGATGGGTGGGGAGCTTATCAAGCAAATTTTGACAAATGTGCCTGGACGTATGATGAATATATATCATCTAACTGTAGTAGAACAGAATTGGAAAAATCTAGATACAGCAGGTCTTGTGATTGTAGATAAGGGTAAACTGCTACTGGCTTATAGTAATAATAAGAAGGCGTGGTATCTACCTGGTGGTAAGATAGATAAGGGGGAGGATAGTCAGGCAGCGTTGATTAGAGAGGTAGAAGAAGAGCTGAGCGTATCATTAGACCCTAATCGACTAGCTTATTTATGTCATATCACTGCGCCTGCATATGGGGAGAAGCTCAATATCATGATGCAACAGGACTGCTATATCTATCAGCTAAACGGTGAGGCAATTAAAGCTACTAGTGAGATAGGTGATGTGAGGTACTTTAGCCTAGAGGAGTATAGAAAAGAAGAGATACAGGTGCCTGGTGTACTAATGATGTATGAGGTGATTAGTAAAGGGTAA
- the smpB gene encoding SsrA-binding protein SmpB, with product MQKTINIVNKRAKFEYEILDRYTAGIVLTGTEIKSIRLGKANIAESFCEFQGHELFVINSQIEEYAHSKHFNHKAKTERKLLLNKKELKSLLKSVQNKGLTIIPLRLFLNDKGRAKLDIALCRGKKDYDKRDTIKDRDNKRDLDRIKKAF from the coding sequence ATGCAAAAGACAATAAACATAGTAAACAAGAGGGCTAAGTTCGAATATGAAATACTAGACAGATATACTGCTGGTATTGTATTGACAGGAACTGAGATAAAGTCTATACGTTTAGGTAAAGCTAATATCGCTGAAAGCTTTTGTGAATTTCAAGGTCACGAATTATTTGTTATCAATAGTCAAATAGAAGAATATGCGCATAGTAAACACTTTAATCACAAAGCGAAAACAGAGCGAAAACTTCTTTTAAACAAGAAAGAATTAAAATCTCTACTTAAGAGTGTACAGAATAAAGGTTTAACCATTATTCCTCTTAGATTATTCTTAAATGATAAAGGTAGAGCTAAACTAGACATTGCTCTATGTCGTGGTAAAAAGGATTATGACAAAAGAGATACGATCAAAGACCGCGATAACAAACGCGACCTAGATAGAATTAAGAAAGCATTTTAA
- a CDS encoding ABC transporter ATP-binding protein, whose product MNLIKILRQIKPFVMPYKKLIVGTLVLTAIGSFAVQVNALIIRHMVDTLNDVVSGVKDLAWGYKMLLFSSVVLIVKEIVNAFIQFGQKFFGEKLRIYVSRDISQLIVTRMLTYRMAFYTSDENDSGKLQTRVDQGVGSITRLIQNFFIDILPLFANAIVALIFIYTANIYVGMVSTAMIPLYFYVSQLQATKLKGFRRKMRSYRENKNNGIISLINSITVIKSFVREPLEAEKHEEIQYDMTENQLQTRRTSFLFDAIKGFIEQFGLVVIILMTAYFVLKGEMTVGAIMFHVLLFNNVTAPIRQLHRIYDDVNDAMIYSESFFEIIEAEHEVEITGTYIPTEIKGKIEIKNVSFDYPNGTNALKDISMVIEPNKTTALVGLSGAGKSTVINLLDKFYAPTSGQIFLDGVDLIEYDTKELRKHIGLVLQKNHIFQGSIAENIRYGNPNATMEEVELAANKAYIHEQITDLPQGYESDARLLSGGQQQRIAIARLFLKDPAIIFLDEPTASLDAIATEQIKKSLDAIKENRTVIIVSHSISQIIDANDIVVMEKGKVVENGKHEQLYENKSTYYEIFSAMANSLNLEKISQTLHQE is encoded by the coding sequence ATGAATTTAATAAAGATACTTAGACAGATTAAGCCTTTTGTGATGCCTTATAAGAAGCTGATAGTAGGGACGCTAGTTCTAACCGCAATAGGTTCTTTTGCAGTACAGGTAAATGCCTTAATTATTCGCCATATGGTCGATACCCTAAATGATGTAGTCAGTGGGGTAAAGGATTTGGCATGGGGGTATAAGATGCTACTATTTAGTAGTGTGGTACTGATCGTAAAGGAGATAGTGAATGCCTTTATACAGTTTGGACAGAAGTTCTTTGGGGAGAAATTGCGTATCTATGTCTCTAGAGATATATCACAGTTAATCGTAACTAGGATGTTGACTTATCGTATGGCGTTTTATACCTCTGACGAGAATGACAGTGGGAAGTTACAGACTCGCGTAGATCAAGGAGTAGGAAGTATTACAAGGTTGATACAAAACTTCTTTATTGATATTTTGCCTTTGTTTGCTAATGCTATTGTAGCACTTATTTTTATCTATACAGCTAATATCTATGTAGGAATGGTAAGTACTGCGATGATCCCTTTGTACTTCTACGTGAGTCAACTTCAAGCAACCAAATTAAAAGGGTTTAGAAGAAAGATGCGCAGCTATAGAGAGAATAAGAACAATGGTATTATCTCTTTGATCAACTCAATAACAGTGATTAAGTCTTTCGTTAGAGAACCTTTAGAGGCTGAGAAGCACGAGGAGATACAATATGACATGACAGAGAATCAATTACAGACTAGACGTACTAGCTTCTTGTTTGATGCTATTAAAGGTTTTATCGAACAGTTTGGTCTAGTTGTGATTATTCTAATGACAGCTTACTTTGTCTTAAAAGGAGAGATGACCGTAGGAGCCATTATGTTTCATGTTTTACTTTTTAATAACGTTACAGCGCCTATTAGACAGCTTCACCGCATTTATGACGATGTGAATGATGCGATGATCTACTCAGAGAGTTTCTTCGAAATTATAGAAGCAGAGCACGAAGTAGAAATTACGGGAACGTACATACCTACAGAGATAAAAGGAAAGATAGAGATTAAGAACGTCTCGTTTGATTATCCTAATGGTACCAATGCTTTAAAAGATATATCTATGGTGATAGAACCTAATAAGACTACTGCTTTAGTAGGCCTTAGTGGAGCAGGTAAAAGTACAGTGATTAATCTATTAGACAAGTTTTACGCTCCGACTTCAGGACAGATATTCTTAGATGGAGTGGACTTGATAGAATACGATACGAAGGAACTTCGTAAACACATTGGTCTTGTACTTCAGAAGAACCATATCTTCCAAGGGAGTATCGCTGAGAATATTCGTTATGGTAATCCTAATGCGACTATGGAAGAAGTGGAGTTAGCTGCTAACAAGGCGTATATACACGAGCAGATTACAGATCTGCCACAAGGGTATGAATCTGATGCACGCCTATTATCAGGTGGACAACAACAGCGTATCGCTATTGCTCGTCTATTCTTAAAAGACCCTGCTATTATTTTCTTAGATGAACCAACAGCAAGTCTTGATGCGATTGCCACAGAGCAAATCAAGAAAAGCCTTGATGCTATTAAAGAGAATAGAACAGTCATTATCGTTTCGCATAGTATTTCTCAGATTATTGATGCAAATGATATTGTGGTGATGGAGAAAGGGAAAGTAGTGGAAAATGGTAAGCACGAACAACTTTATGAGAATAAGAGTACATATTATGAGATATTCTCTGCTATGGCTAATAGCTTAAACTTAGAGAAGATCTCTCAGACTTTACACCAAGAGTAA
- a CDS encoding IS1595 family transposase codes for MEIFKGQNILNLVKELPDDESCKAYLSKIKWSNGFTCVKCGHKKGCLKSNHSYYCYNCEHVESSTANTLFHKVKFGLHKAFMIVFEMTTSTKSISSIQMGKRYGISQPTAWGFMHKVRLAMQSSEQSPMTETVHVDEFVVGGYEQGKPGRSYDTKKAKAVIAVELNTERKVKRAYVKCIDDYSAKSLTTIFEQHISEDANVVTDKWRGYNPLKKKYNITQKESDKGANFKELHVIIHQLKSWIRTVPSHINKKYIQAYFNEFVYRLNRSLFKETIFHNTIVKMVKAKPTTLNMISGN; via the coding sequence ATGGAAATTTTTAAGGGTCAAAACATTCTTAACTTAGTAAAAGAACTACCAGATGACGAATCTTGTAAAGCTTATCTAAGTAAAATAAAGTGGTCAAACGGTTTTACTTGTGTAAAATGTGGACACAAAAAAGGTTGCTTAAAATCTAATCATTCATACTATTGCTATAACTGTGAGCATGTTGAAAGCTCAACAGCTAATACCTTATTTCACAAAGTCAAATTTGGTTTACATAAAGCATTTATGATTGTGTTTGAAATGACAACTTCTACCAAAAGCATATCTAGTATTCAAATGGGTAAACGCTATGGTATAAGCCAGCCAACAGCGTGGGGCTTTATGCATAAAGTTCGTTTAGCTATGCAAAGTAGCGAGCAATCTCCTATGACTGAGACAGTCCATGTTGATGAGTTTGTTGTAGGGGGATACGAACAAGGAAAACCAGGAAGAAGTTACGACACCAAAAAAGCTAAAGCAGTGATAGCTGTAGAGTTAAATACTGAAAGAAAAGTAAAAAGAGCCTATGTTAAGTGTATTGACGATTACTCTGCTAAGTCATTAACTACTATATTCGAACAACACATTTCAGAAGATGCTAATGTAGTTACAGATAAATGGAGGGGATACAATCCCTTGAAAAAAAAGTATAACATCACTCAAAAAGAAAGTGATAAAGGTGCTAATTTTAAAGAATTACACGTGATAATTCACCAACTTAAATCCTGGATTAGAACTGTACCTTCACATATCAATAAGAAATACATCCAAGCTTACTTTAATGAGTTCGTATATAGATTAAATAGATCCTTATTTAAGGAAACTATTTTTCATAACACAATTGTAAAGATGGTTAAAGCGAAACCAACTACTTTAAATATGATTAGCGGAAACTAA
- a CDS encoding Crp/Fnr family transcriptional regulator — MKQLIEYIQDRVKASDEELDTILSFFRYEKLQKGEQLTSSGVNSQKLYFVCKGCLRIFYINEAGQDATRFFAFENQFATALVSFINSSASSEYLQALEVSEVYSITHADFYNLLELVPRWEKFYRQYLEFAYINNTNRLQAMVTMDAAERYNELLKLNPQIVQRLPNKIVASYLNISQETLSRIKSK; from the coding sequence ATGAAGCAACTGATTGAATATATACAAGATAGAGTGAAAGCGAGTGACGAGGAGCTAGATACGATCCTTTCTTTTTTTCGCTATGAGAAATTGCAAAAGGGTGAGCAACTTACTTCTTCTGGGGTTAACTCACAGAAGCTTTATTTCGTGTGTAAAGGGTGTTTGCGTATATTTTATATTAATGAGGCAGGGCAGGATGCTACGAGATTCTTTGCTTTTGAAAATCAATTTGCGACTGCCTTGGTTAGTTTTATCAATAGTTCGGCTTCGTCTGAGTATCTACAAGCCTTAGAAGTAAGTGAGGTTTATTCTATTACACACGCTGATTTTTACAATCTATTAGAACTCGTTCCTAGGTGGGAGAAGTTCTATAGACAGTATTTAGAATTCGCTTACATCAATAATACAAATAGATTACAAGCAATGGTGACGATGGATGCAGCAGAACGATATAACGAACTACTCAAGCTTAATCCCCAAATAGTACAGCGATTACCTAACAAGATAGTTGCTTCATACCTTAATATCTCTCAGGAAACCCTGAGTAGAATAAAGTCTAAATAA
- a CDS encoding type I restriction enzyme HsdR N-terminal domain-containing protein, producing MQRLNFPPFDFRFKNSENKLSIFDVIRKKFIQLTPEEWVRQHVVLDLIQTKGYPLSLISVEKVVRINGMTKRYDVVVFKPNGEIFILIECKAPEIPITQTTFDQIARYNFQLRSTYLYVTNGLNHYYCQMDYDQSKYIFLRELPKYEAFK from the coding sequence ATGCAAAGACTTAATTTCCCTCCGTTTGATTTTCGTTTCAAAAATAGTGAAAATAAGCTATCTATTTTTGATGTTATACGTAAAAAGTTTATTCAATTAACTCCTGAAGAATGGGTAAGACAACATGTGGTACTTGATCTAATACAGACTAAGGGGTACCCTCTATCGCTAATTAGTGTAGAGAAAGTAGTGAGAATTAACGGAATGACTAAGAGATATGACGTGGTGGTGTTTAAACCTAATGGCGAAATATTCATCCTTATTGAGTGTAAAGCACCCGAAATACCAATCACACAAACAACATTTGACCAAATCGCTCGTTATAATTTTCAACTGAGATCTACGTATCTCTATGTAACCAATGGGTTAAATCACTATTATTGTCAAATGGATTATGATCAGAGTAAATATATATTCTTAAGAGAACTTCCAAAATATGAGGCTTTTAAGTGA
- a CDS encoding glycosyltransferase family 2 protein has product MTKKFAVAILNWNGEQLLRQFLPSVLQYSDKANIYVIDNASTDQSIEVLYNEFPEIKIIQNNDNYGFAKGYNEGLKDIKEPYLVLLNSDIEVTENWLDSVEDIFDTQPKVAIIQPKILDYKQKTHFEYAGAAGGFIDSYGFPFCRGRIFDTIEEDLGQYDDIIDIFWASGACFFIRNEVYQILGGLDEDYFAHQEEIDLCWRAHNNGYKIKYTGFSKVYHVGGATLQYQSPKKTYLNFRNSLLTLYKNLPKESKFSTIFIRLCLDGVAGVRYMLMLQPKHCFAIIRSHFAFYKRISKFKRKVSITPVSNYYRTKSIVKLYYIQKQKTYIRVF; this is encoded by the coding sequence ATGACTAAGAAATTTGCCGTAGCTATTTTAAACTGGAATGGGGAGCAGTTATTAAGACAATTTCTTCCTTCAGTATTACAGTACTCAGATAAAGCAAATATATATGTTATAGACAATGCTTCTACTGACCAATCTATAGAGGTACTATACAATGAATTTCCTGAGATTAAAATTATCCAAAACAATGATAATTATGGATTTGCAAAAGGATATAACGAAGGATTAAAAGATATTAAAGAGCCCTATTTGGTATTGTTAAATTCTGATATAGAGGTAACAGAAAATTGGCTTGATTCTGTAGAGGATATTTTTGACACTCAGCCAAAAGTAGCAATTATACAACCCAAAATATTAGACTACAAACAAAAGACACATTTTGAATACGCTGGTGCAGCAGGTGGGTTTATAGATTCTTATGGATTTCCATTCTGTAGGGGACGTATCTTTGATACTATTGAAGAAGATTTAGGTCAATATGATGATATCATTGATATCTTTTGGGCTTCTGGTGCTTGCTTTTTTATCCGCAATGAAGTGTATCAAATTTTAGGAGGTCTTGACGAAGATTACTTTGCTCATCAAGAAGAGATAGATTTATGTTGGAGAGCGCATAATAATGGTTATAAGATAAAATATACTGGTTTTTCTAAAGTATATCACGTAGGTGGAGCGACTTTACAGTACCAAAGTCCTAAGAAAACATATCTAAACTTTCGCAACTCTTTATTGACGCTGTATAAGAACTTGCCAAAGGAGTCTAAATTCTCTACTATCTTCATCAGACTGTGTCTAGATGGTGTAGCAGGAGTGCGGTATATGCTAATGTTACAGCCAAAACACTGCTTTGCGATTATACGTTCACACTTTGCTTTTTATAAGAGAATTTCTAAGTTCAAAAGAAAAGTATCAATTACGCCAGTAAGTAATTATTATCGCACTAAATCTATAGTGAAATTATATTATATTCAGAAACAAAAGACATATATTAGAGTATTCTAA